TCGGCAGGCGTTCCATCGTGGGCATAGAACCGGGGCGCAAGCTGATCGCATCGGGCCGGATCTCGATGAGCCGGGGCCGCCGCGTGCTGTTCAACCCGAAATACGAACTGCGACCCCTCGGACGGGAGTAGCCGGTGACGTCCCTCGACAAGCCGACCCAAGACGCCGGCCAGGCGCCGACCGACGACGCCCGGGCGGTGACCGAGGCCGCCCTGTTCGAGGCGTTCGGCGGGGTCCGCGGCATGGTCGAGACGGTCGTGCCGGGCCTGCTCTTCGTCGCGATCTTCACGGTCAACAAGAACCTGCACGTGTCGGCGATCGCCGCGCTGGTCGTCTCTCTGGTCCTGGTCGTGGTCCGGCTCGCCATGAAGGACACCGTCAAGCACGCCTTCAGCGGTGTGTTCGGGGTGGCCTTCGGTGTCGTGTTCGCGATGTTCACCGGCAACGCCAAGGACTTCTACCTCCCCGGCATGCTCTACACGCTGGGCCTGGCCCTCGCGTACATCATCACGACCCTGGCCGGTGTGCCGCTGATCGGTCTCATCCTCGGCCCGGTCTTCAAGGAGAACCTCTCCTGGCGCACCCGCAACCCCGGCCGCAAGAAGGCCTATGCGAAGGCCAGTTGGGCCTGGGGCCTGATCCTGCTCGCCAAGTGCGCGATCCTCTTCCCGCTCTACTGGTGGTCCGACACCACCAAACTCGGCTGGGTCCTGGTCGCCCTGAAGATCCCGCCGTTCCTGCTGGCGGTCTGGCTCACCTGGGTCTTCCTGGCGAAGGCGCCCGCGCCGATCGACGTGTTCGCGGAGATGGAGGCGGAGGAGAAGGCCCAGCAGGAGCGCAAGGCCGCGCTGGCCGCCGAGGGCGGTGACGTGTCCGGCGGACGGCACCGCAGGGACGCGTAGACAGCGGCCGTACGACGACGAAGGGCGCCCCTGCTGCCAGGGGCGCCCTTTTTCCGTCTCTGCGTCAGGACTCTTCCCGCCGCACCGACAGCAGCTCCTCCAGCTGCTCCTCCCGGGCCTGCGCGGCCACGAAGAGGAGTTCGTCGCCCGGTTCCAGGGAGTCCTCCTTGGAGGGGGTCAGCACACGGGTGCCGCGGATGATCGTGACCAGGGAGGTGTCCTCCGGCCACTCGACGTCGCCGACCTGGGTGCCGGCCAGGGCCGACTCCTCGGGCAGAGTCAGCTCGACGAGGTTGGCGTCGCCGTGGCTGAAGCGGAGCAGACGGACCAGGTCGCCGACCGAGACCGCCTCCTCGACCAGGGCCGACATCAGACGCGGGGTGGAGACCGCCACGTCCACGCCCCAGGCCTCGTTGAACAGCCACTCGTTCTTGGGGTTGTTGACGCGGGCGACGACGCGCGGGACGCCGTACTCCGTCTTGGCGAGCAGCGAGACGACCAGGTTGACCTTGTCGTCGCCGGTCGCGGCGATGACGACGTTGCAGCGCTGCAGCGCCGCCTCGTCGAGGGACGTGATCTCACAGGCGTCGGCCAGCAGCCACTCCGCCTGCGGCACCCGCTCCACCGAGATGGCGGCCGGGGCCTTGTCGATGAGCAGGACCTCGTGGCCGTTCTCGAGCAGCTCGCCGGCGATCGAGCGGCCGACGGCGCCGGCTCCGGCAATGGCGACCCTCATCAGTGACCGCTCTCCTCTTCCGGACCCTGGGCGAACGCCATCTCGACCTTCTCGACGTCGTCCGCCCGCATCATCACATGCACGAGGTCGCCCTCCTGCAGCACCGTCTGCGAGCTCGGCAGGATCGCCTCGCCCAGACGGGTCAGGAAGGCCACACGGACACCCGTCTCCTCCTGCAGCTTGCTGATCTTGTGGCCGACCCACTTGGGGGAGGCGTGCACCTCGGCGAGCTGCACCCCGCCGGTGGGGTCGCGCCACAGCGGCTCGGCACCCGACGGCAGCAGCCGGCGCAGCATCTGGTCGGCGGTCCAGCGCACCGTGGCCACGGTGGGGATGCCCAGGCGCTGGTAGACCTCGGCGCGGCGCGGGTCGTAGATACGGGCGGCGACGTTCTCCACACCGAACATCTCGCGGGCCACACGGGCGGAGATGATGTTGGAGTTGTCACCGCTGGAGACGGCGGCGAAGGCGCCGGCCTCCTCGATGCCCGCCTCGCGCAGGGTGTCCTGGTCGAAGCCGACGCCGGTGACCCGGCGGCCGCCGAATCCCGGGCCCAGCCGGCGGAAGGCGGTGGGGTCCTGGTCGATCACGGCGACCGTGTGCCCCTGTTGCTCCAGGGTCTGGGCAAGAGCGGAACCCACTCTTCCGCAGCCCATGATGACGATGTGCACGACCGTCCTTCCGGTGTCCAAAAGTTACTGCTCAGCATCAGGGTCTCAGACCGACGCCCAAAGCTACACACGGGCGCAGGGGGGTGGGCACCCCCCTGCGCCGGTTCCGCGTGATCACGGTCCGCGATCATGCGTTTGGGCGGCGTCAGCCGTCCGCGTCGGCGATGGGGGTGATCGCCGGGGGCGGGCGCCGCCGAGTGATGCTGCGCACGCTGCA
The genomic region above belongs to Streptomyces sp. CG1 and contains:
- a CDS encoding DUF3159 domain-containing protein, producing MTSLDKPTQDAGQAPTDDARAVTEAALFEAFGGVRGMVETVVPGLLFVAIFTVNKNLHVSAIAALVVSLVLVVVRLAMKDTVKHAFSGVFGVAFGVVFAMFTGNAKDFYLPGMLYTLGLALAYIITTLAGVPLIGLILGPVFKENLSWRTRNPGRKKAYAKASWAWGLILLAKCAILFPLYWWSDTTKLGWVLVALKIPPFLLAVWLTWVFLAKAPAPIDVFAEMEAEEKAQQERKAALAAEGGDVSGGRHRRDA
- a CDS encoding NAD-binding protein, with translation MHIVIMGCGRVGSALAQTLEQQGHTVAVIDQDPTAFRRLGPGFGGRRVTGVGFDQDTLREAGIEEAGAFAAVSSGDNSNIISARVAREMFGVENVAARIYDPRRAEVYQRLGIPTVATVRWTADQMLRRLLPSGAEPLWRDPTGGVQLAEVHASPKWVGHKISKLQEETGVRVAFLTRLGEAILPSSQTVLQEGDLVHVMMRADDVEKVEMAFAQGPEEESGH
- a CDS encoding TrkA family potassium uptake protein; the protein is MRVAIAGAGAVGRSIAGELLENGHEVLLIDKAPAAISVERVPQAEWLLADACEITSLDEAALQRCNVVIAATGDDKVNLVVSLLAKTEYGVPRVVARVNNPKNEWLFNEAWGVDVAVSTPRLMSALVEEAVSVGDLVRLLRFSHGDANLVELTLPEESALAGTQVGDVEWPEDTSLVTIIRGTRVLTPSKEDSLEPGDELLFVAAQAREEQLEELLSVRREES